In Arthrobacter citreus, a genomic segment contains:
- a CDS encoding alpha/beta hydrolase, with translation MPSERVVFVHGAGSFGAAAWPRQHGLALDYDCLFIKRHGFDAVAEPTAPDLEADIAIIREALGEGGHLVAHSAGAVPAMLAALRDPSRVYSLILCEPAVFSLTHDLPATAAHRQLLQPLFDAAPDMSDEDFEREFVRRVFAVDAAAAGRAARPGHTAPADEAARRSAARLRLQAPPWEAPLDIVPGVPTLVLTGGWEPLYEEVADFLVSTGAEHQQVGGNHRPQDTGAGRKAIREFLARARRTEAGRSATGGSSDGGGDAGGFSNGGGQAGGSSNGGGQEAGGR, from the coding sequence ATGCCTTCTGAACGAGTGGTCTTTGTGCACGGCGCCGGAAGCTTCGGCGCGGCGGCCTGGCCGCGGCAGCATGGATTGGCGCTGGACTACGACTGCCTGTTTATCAAGCGGCACGGATTCGACGCCGTCGCGGAGCCAACCGCACCGGATCTGGAAGCAGACATTGCCATCATCCGGGAAGCACTGGGTGAGGGCGGGCATCTGGTTGCGCACTCGGCGGGCGCTGTTCCGGCCATGTTGGCCGCACTGCGGGATCCGAGCCGGGTGTACTCGCTGATCCTGTGCGAGCCGGCCGTGTTCTCGCTGACGCATGATCTTCCGGCGACCGCCGCCCACCGGCAACTGCTGCAGCCGCTCTTTGACGCCGCACCGGACATGAGCGACGAAGACTTCGAGCGCGAGTTTGTCCGCCGTGTCTTTGCCGTTGATGCCGCCGCCGCGGGCCGTGCCGCCCGGCCGGGCCATACCGCCCCGGCCGATGAAGCCGCCCGGCGTTCGGCCGCCCGGCTGCGGCTTCAGGCCCCGCCCTGGGAAGCGCCGCTGGATATTGTTCCGGGCGTTCCCACTCTGGTTCTGACCGGCGGCTGGGAGCCGCTGTATGAAGAGGTTGCCGATTTCCTGGTGTCCACCGGCGCCGAGCACCAGCAGGTGGGAGGAAACCATCGTCCGCAGGATACCGGGGCAGGGCGCAAAGCCATTCGGGAGTTCCTGGCCCGTGCCCGGCGGACGGAAGCGGGCCGCTCGGCAACCGGCGGCTCCTCGGACGGAGGTGGGGACGCCGGCGGCTTCTCGAACGGCGGCGGCCAGGCCGGCGGCTCCTCGAACGGCGGCGGTCAGGAAGCTGGAGGTCGCTGA
- a CDS encoding GNAT family N-acetyltransferase → MRRAVPDIHVARAEDLALLPALEAASDTLLPGVPGVRGMAGMPGMPGVPRVPGTPGVWSSTSGAGVGAEAGTGAGQDSGADPMPLPPPASAAELASALHVLVAGRPPVGFARLEEVDGQAHLEQLSVHPDAAGAGVGRALVEAALTWARTRGYTSMTLCTFAGVPFNAPFYASCGFAEVRNPGGELAALREHERQLGLDALGERVAMRADLDPSS, encoded by the coding sequence ATGCGACGGGCAGTGCCTGACATCCACGTTGCCCGGGCGGAGGATCTGGCACTGTTGCCTGCGCTTGAGGCGGCCTCCGACACCCTATTGCCCGGGGTGCCCGGGGTGCGGGGGATGGCCGGGATGCCCGGGATGCCCGGGGTGCCCAGAGTGCCCGGGACGCCCGGGGTCTGGAGTTCGACTTCGGGGGCAGGAGTGGGGGCCGAGGCCGGAACTGGAGCGGGCCAGGATTCCGGAGCCGATCCGATGCCGCTGCCGCCTCCTGCTTCGGCGGCCGAGCTTGCCTCCGCCCTGCACGTTCTGGTGGCGGGGCGCCCGCCGGTGGGGTTTGCCCGGCTTGAGGAAGTGGACGGCCAGGCTCATCTGGAGCAGCTATCGGTGCATCCAGACGCTGCCGGTGCCGGAGTTGGCCGGGCCTTGGTGGAAGCAGCACTGACGTGGGCGCGGACACGGGGATACACCTCGATGACGCTCTGCACCTTTGCCGGGGTCCCGTTCAACGCACCCTTCTACGCCAGCTGCGGTTTTGCTGAGGTCCGCAATCCCGGCGGTGAGCTGGCCGCGCTGCGCGAGCACGAGAGGCAGCTTGGCCTGGATGCTCTGGGGGAGAGGGTTGCCATGCGAGCCGATCTCGATCCGTCGTCCTGA
- a CDS encoding VOC family protein — MNLQVNPSDLLPSQLAMGTVMLKVGDLAGVSAYYREALGLDVVAEADGGQYLGRRTVPLVHLAPAPGLQVASRGEAGLFHTAILFDSQADLAATVASAAQYDPSAFVGSADHLVSEAFYFTDPEGNGIELYYDKPRDVWNWDETGTGREVRMASLALSPQEYFRNHLTEDALTGLRSAQAGVGHVHLQVGNTDTAAAFYVDTLGFERTAGFHGQALFVSAGGYHHHMAMNVWNSRGAGPRRDTLGLGEVLITVPAADDVAGLADRLKVAGISSHHTGAELRFEDPWRNRLRVAVG; from the coding sequence ATGAACCTTCAAGTAAACCCCTCCGATCTGTTGCCCTCCCAGCTCGCCATGGGCACGGTGATGCTCAAGGTCGGCGACCTCGCGGGTGTTTCCGCCTACTACCGCGAAGCCCTCGGCCTGGACGTGGTGGCCGAAGCCGACGGCGGCCAGTACCTGGGCCGCAGAACCGTGCCCCTGGTCCACCTGGCCCCGGCGCCCGGACTGCAGGTGGCCTCAAGGGGTGAAGCGGGCCTGTTCCATACGGCCATCCTTTTTGACTCCCAGGCTGATCTGGCTGCCACCGTTGCATCGGCGGCACAGTACGACCCTTCGGCCTTCGTTGGCTCGGCCGACCACCTGGTCAGCGAGGCGTTCTACTTCACCGACCCCGAGGGCAACGGCATTGAGCTGTACTACGACAAGCCCCGGGATGTCTGGAACTGGGATGAGACGGGCACGGGCCGGGAAGTCCGGATGGCATCGCTGGCACTGTCCCCTCAGGAGTACTTCCGCAATCACCTCACCGAGGATGCTTTGACCGGACTGCGCTCCGCCCAGGCCGGCGTCGGCCACGTCCACCTGCAAGTGGGCAACACGGACACCGCCGCTGCCTTCTACGTGGACACGCTCGGCTTCGAGCGCACGGCAGGTTTCCACGGCCAGGCCCTGTTCGTTTCCGCCGGCGGCTACCATCACCACATGGCCATGAATGTCTGGAACAGCCGCGGCGCCGGCCCCCGCCGGGACACCCTCGGCCTGGGGGAGGTTCTGATCACGGTGCCAGCGGCCGACGACGTCGCCGGGCTGGCTGACCGGCTGAAGGTCGCCGGAATTTCCAGTCACCACACCGGTGCCGAACTCCGGTTCGAGGATCCCTGGCGGAACCGGCTGCGCGTCGCCGTCGGCTAA
- the rpsP gene encoding 30S ribosomal protein S16: protein MAVKIRLKRLGKKFSAHYRVVVMDSRAKRDGRAIEEIGLYRPTENPSYIDIKSDRAQYWLGVGAQPTEQVAVLLKITGDWQKFKNIEGQEGTLQVKAPKEAFVAPEKKSVIVPEAITPKAKKDEAPEASAEAEAE from the coding sequence GTGGCCGTAAAGATTCGCCTTAAGCGCCTCGGCAAGAAGTTCTCAGCACACTACCGCGTTGTTGTCATGGATTCCCGTGCCAAGCGCGATGGCCGTGCCATCGAGGAAATCGGACTGTACCGTCCGACCGAGAACCCGTCGTACATCGACATCAAGTCGGACCGTGCCCAGTACTGGCTCGGCGTCGGCGCCCAGCCCACCGAGCAGGTCGCAGTTCTGCTGAAGATCACCGGTGACTGGCAGAAGTTCAAGAACATCGAAGGCCAGGAGGGCACCCTCCAGGTCAAGGCTCCGAAGGAAGCTTTCGTGGCTCCCGAGAAGAAGTCCGTGATCGTCCCCGAAGCCATCACCCCGAAGGCCAAGAAGGACGAGGCTCCCGAGGCTTCCGCAGAGGCTGAGGCTGAGTAA
- a CDS encoding RNA-binding protein — translation MLAEALEHLVRGIVDSPEDVKVSAKNNRRGETLEVRVHQDDLGRVIGRQGRTARALRTVIAALANGEPVRVDVVDTDRRR, via the coding sequence TTGCTGGCCGAAGCGCTGGAGCATCTCGTCCGCGGAATCGTTGACAGTCCTGAGGACGTCAAGGTTTCCGCCAAGAACAACCGCCGCGGGGAAACCCTCGAGGTGCGCGTTCACCAGGATGATCTGGGCCGCGTCATCGGACGCCAGGGACGGACCGCACGCGCACTGCGCACTGTGATCGCAGCCCTGGCAAACGGTGAGCCGGTTCGCGTCGATGTAGTGGATACCGACCGCCGCCGCTGA
- the rimM gene encoding ribosome maturation factor RimM (Essential for efficient processing of 16S rRNA) — translation MQLQVARIGKPHGIRGEVTVQVMTDAPEDRFVPGTELTVEPASKGPLTVISARWNKDILLLGFEEVVDRNGAEELRGAMLSVDTEELDGEDDDEGWYEHELVGLQAKVGNDVVGTVSGLRTLTVQDLLVVDDTQGREVLVPFVEAIVPEVNVEGGYVLITPPPGLFELNLPEDKPAKQDKPAKQNAPESAADTDSARGGAGS, via the coding sequence ATGCAGTTACAGGTGGCACGTATCGGCAAGCCGCACGGCATCCGCGGCGAAGTGACCGTCCAGGTCATGACCGACGCCCCCGAAGACCGCTTTGTGCCCGGAACCGAGCTCACCGTCGAGCCCGCGTCCAAGGGTCCGCTCACGGTCATCAGCGCACGGTGGAACAAGGACATCCTGCTCCTGGGATTTGAAGAGGTGGTGGACCGCAACGGTGCCGAGGAGCTGCGCGGCGCCATGCTCTCCGTTGACACTGAAGAGCTCGACGGCGAGGACGACGACGAGGGCTGGTACGAGCACGAACTGGTGGGCCTGCAGGCGAAGGTGGGCAACGACGTCGTCGGCACCGTCAGCGGCCTGCGCACCCTGACCGTGCAGGACCTTCTCGTCGTGGACGACACGCAGGGACGCGAAGTCCTGGTTCCGTTCGTGGAGGCCATCGTTCCCGAGGTTAACGTCGAGGGCGGCTACGTCCTGATCACACCGCCGCCGGGTCTGTTTGAACTGAACCTGCCCGAGGACAAGCCGGCCAAGCAGGACAAGCCGGCCAAGCAGAATGCGCCGGAGAGCGCAGCGGACACCGACAGTGCCCGGGGCGGGGCCGGCAGCTAA
- the trmD gene encoding tRNA (guanosine(37)-N1)-methyltransferase TrmD: MRIDVVSIFPEYLAALDLSLIGKARQDGLLDLNVHDLRDFTTDRHRTVDDTPYGGGAGMVMKAEPWAQALTSVADAEEAARPVLIVPSPAGAVFTQAMAYELAEEKHLVFACGRYEGIDERVLEWAGERFDVRPVSLGDYVLNGGEVAVLAMVEAIGRLVPGVVGNPESLVEESHSDGLLEYPVYTKPSSWRDRGVPDILLSGNHGKIAQWRRGQQLQRTAARRPDLLEKLDPTQLTKADKATLEALGYEVTKDKVLPRQ; the protein is encoded by the coding sequence GTGCGCATTGATGTAGTCAGCATTTTCCCGGAGTACCTGGCCGCGCTGGATCTGTCGCTGATCGGCAAGGCGCGCCAGGACGGCCTGTTGGACCTGAATGTGCACGACCTCCGTGACTTCACCACCGACCGGCACCGCACCGTGGACGACACCCCTTACGGCGGCGGGGCCGGCATGGTCATGAAGGCGGAGCCATGGGCGCAGGCGCTGACGTCAGTCGCGGATGCGGAGGAAGCGGCCCGGCCCGTGCTGATTGTTCCGTCTCCGGCCGGCGCGGTGTTCACCCAGGCCATGGCCTATGAGCTGGCCGAGGAAAAGCACCTGGTGTTTGCCTGCGGCCGCTACGAGGGCATCGATGAACGCGTTCTCGAGTGGGCCGGGGAACGTTTCGACGTCCGCCCGGTCAGCCTGGGCGACTATGTCCTGAACGGGGGAGAGGTGGCCGTTCTGGCGATGGTCGAGGCCATTGGCCGCCTGGTGCCCGGCGTCGTCGGCAATCCTGAATCGCTGGTGGAGGAATCGCACTCGGACGGTCTGCTCGAGTACCCGGTGTACACCAAGCCTTCCTCCTGGCGGGACCGCGGCGTTCCGGACATCCTGCTCAGCGGCAACCACGGCAAGATTGCCCAGTGGCGCCGCGGACAGCAACTGCAACGCACCGCGGCACGCCGTCCGGACCTGCTGGAAAAGCTCGATCCCACCCAGCTGACCAAAGCCGACAAGGCGACGCTGGAAGCCCTGGGATACGAAGTGACCAAGGACAAGGTCCTGCCGCGCCAATAA
- the rplS gene encoding 50S ribosomal protein L19, which translates to MHILDSVDAASLRKDIPEFRAGDTVKVHVNIIEGKNTRVQVFQGFVMKRQGDGLRETFTVRKISFGVGVERTFPVHSPVIDKLEVVSKGDVRRAKLYYMRDLRGKAAKIKEKRDARPVK; encoded by the coding sequence ATGCACATCCTAGATTCTGTTGACGCAGCCTCGCTGCGCAAAGACATCCCCGAGTTCCGCGCCGGTGACACGGTCAAGGTCCACGTAAACATCATCGAAGGCAAGAACACCCGTGTTCAGGTCTTCCAGGGCTTCGTCATGAAGCGCCAGGGCGATGGCCTGCGCGAGACCTTCACGGTCCGCAAGATCAGCTTCGGCGTTGGCGTGGAGCGTACCTTCCCGGTGCACTCCCCGGTCATCGACAAGCTGGAGGTTGTCTCCAAGGGTGACGTCCGCCGCGCCAAGCTGTACTACATGCGCGATCTTCGCGGCAAGGCAGCCAAGATCAAGGAAAAGCGCGACGCACGTCCCGTCAAGTAA
- the lepB gene encoding signal peptidase I, which yields MIHAASASDDSPDSSPKHTKRRSRFVGWRFVLCALAAAVVLAALVRAFVVDIYYIPSASMEPLLEPGDRVVVSRTDYRSGDIQRGDVIVFDGRGSLAPLHNGDPAPVTALKSVARWVGLAGSDTVYVKRVIGIPGDRVSCCTAEEPRVTVNGTPVDESYVYPGDAPSEQSFDVIVPEGRLWLMGDHRSESADSRSLLGAPGGGLVSEARVIGRATSILWPLERSSDIERLELGAEWNTAK from the coding sequence TTGATCCACGCAGCATCCGCTTCGGACGACTCTCCGGATTCTTCCCCGAAGCACACGAAACGCCGGTCCAGGTTTGTGGGCTGGCGTTTCGTGTTATGCGCCCTCGCCGCCGCCGTCGTTCTGGCGGCACTTGTCCGTGCGTTCGTCGTCGACATTTACTACATTCCATCCGCGTCAATGGAGCCGTTGCTGGAACCGGGTGACCGGGTGGTCGTCTCGCGCACCGACTACCGGTCCGGGGACATCCAGCGGGGCGACGTCATCGTCTTTGACGGACGCGGGTCCCTGGCACCGCTGCACAACGGCGATCCCGCACCCGTGACCGCGCTGAAGTCCGTGGCCCGCTGGGTTGGCCTGGCCGGAAGTGACACCGTGTATGTGAAACGCGTCATCGGAATTCCGGGGGACCGCGTCAGCTGCTGCACCGCTGAGGAACCGCGGGTAACGGTCAATGGAACTCCGGTGGACGAGTCATACGTTTATCCGGGAGACGCTCCGAGCGAGCAGTCCTTCGACGTCATCGTCCCCGAGGGCCGGTTGTGGCTCATGGGGGACCACCGGTCCGAGTCCGCCGATTCGCGCTCCCTGCTGGGAGCTCCCGGCGGCGGCCTCGTATCGGAGGCACGCGTTATTGGCAGGGCCACGTCCATCCTGTGGCCGCTGGAGCGTAGTTCGGATATTGAGCGGCTAGAGTTAGGAGCCGAGTGGAACACGGCGAAGTAA
- the lepB gene encoding signal peptidase I gives MAQNVPDEPIQSAGTGIHGAHSAKPRAAAPGKGNRFSLRHRADKKHSEKPRGFGGWLREVATIIVIALLLSFLIKTFLFRAFYIPSGSMEETLEINDRIFVNLLVPEPFDLNRGDVVVFKDTKGWLPELPPASEGPGTWIRDALTFVGLVPDTSEQHLVKRVIGTEGDRVVCCDADGKITVNGEPLNEPYIYPGASPSDVAFDVVVPEGKVWVMGDHRNASADSREHLQDPSGGFIDVEDIEGKAAVTAWPLNRAGFVGSYPEVFENVPEPSTSLPAESK, from the coding sequence ATGGCTCAGAATGTCCCGGACGAGCCCATCCAGAGCGCCGGAACCGGTATCCACGGCGCCCATTCAGCAAAGCCGCGTGCAGCGGCCCCCGGCAAGGGGAACAGGTTCAGCCTGAGGCACAGAGCCGACAAGAAGCACAGTGAGAAGCCCCGCGGATTTGGCGGCTGGCTGCGCGAAGTGGCCACCATCATCGTGATCGCGCTGCTGCTTTCCTTCCTCATCAAAACCTTCCTGTTCCGGGCGTTTTACATCCCCTCGGGTTCCATGGAGGAAACGCTGGAGATCAACGACCGCATCTTCGTGAACCTCCTGGTCCCGGAACCTTTCGACTTGAACCGCGGCGACGTGGTGGTGTTCAAGGACACCAAGGGCTGGCTCCCCGAACTCCCGCCGGCCTCTGAGGGACCGGGCACCTGGATCCGGGATGCGCTCACCTTTGTGGGCCTGGTGCCGGACACCTCGGAGCAGCACCTCGTCAAGCGTGTCATCGGCACCGAGGGCGACCGGGTGGTCTGCTGCGACGCCGACGGGAAGATTACCGTCAACGGCGAGCCCCTGAACGAGCCCTACATCTATCCCGGCGCATCGCCGTCGGACGTAGCTTTCGACGTCGTCGTGCCCGAGGGCAAGGTCTGGGTCATGGGTGATCACCGCAATGCCTCAGCGGACTCCCGCGAACACCTGCAGGATCCCAGCGGCGGCTTTATTGACGTGGAGGACATCGAGGGCAAGGCGGCAGTGACCGCATGGCCGCTGAACCGCGCGGGCTTCGTGGGAAGCTACCCGGAAGTCTTCGAAAACGTGCCCGAACCCTCCACCTCCCTTCCGGCTGAATCGAAATGA
- a CDS encoding ribonuclease HII yields the protein MTAAPARPRPKTGTGSKAPTLRFERSFAAAGHKVLAGCDEVGRGALAGPVSVGLVAVDLATVRSLKGVRDSKLLSVSDRETLVPLIKKWALGWGVGHASAAEIDLHGIMAALRLAGTRAWEQVCADLTPDVVLLDGNYNWLSPASQASLFDIPNDDGGGCRAPVHTKIKADMQCLSVAAASVLAKVERDALMVDYAVTHPQYGWEVNKGYATASHRLAIDEHGPTPLHRMSWQLGTRQEPYAGDQESVVGG from the coding sequence ATGACGGCAGCCCCGGCCCGCCCGCGTCCCAAGACCGGAACCGGCAGCAAAGCCCCGACACTGCGGTTTGAGCGGTCCTTCGCCGCAGCCGGACACAAGGTCCTGGCCGGCTGTGACGAAGTGGGCCGCGGCGCCCTCGCCGGTCCGGTCAGCGTGGGCCTGGTGGCCGTGGACCTGGCGACGGTCCGTTCCCTCAAGGGTGTGCGGGACAGCAAACTGCTTTCCGTTAGCGACCGGGAAACCCTGGTCCCGCTGATCAAGAAGTGGGCACTCGGATGGGGCGTTGGCCATGCCAGCGCGGCGGAAATAGACCTTCACGGCATCATGGCCGCGCTGCGGCTGGCCGGGACCCGCGCCTGGGAGCAGGTTTGCGCTGACCTGACCCCCGACGTCGTGCTCCTGGACGGCAATTACAACTGGCTCTCCCCGGCGTCGCAGGCCAGTCTTTTCGACATCCCGAACGACGACGGCGGCGGCTGCCGCGCTCCCGTCCACACCAAGATCAAGGCCGACATGCAGTGCCTGAGCGTGGCTGCGGCCAGCGTCCTTGCAAAAGTGGAGCGTGATGCCCTGATGGTGGACTACGCTGTGACACATCCTCAGTACGGCTGGGAAGTGAACAAGGGATACGCTACGGCGTCCCATCGGTTGGCGATTGACGAGCACGGGCCCACGCCCCTGCACCGGATGTCCTGGCAGTTGGGAACGCGTCAGGAACCGTATGCCGGGGACCAAGAGAGCGTCGTTGGGGGATGA
- a CDS encoding DUF2469 domain-containing protein, with amino-acid sequence MSAEDLENYETDMELQLYREYRDVVGLFSYVVETERRFYLANHVDLQARSADGEIYFDLTLQDAWVWDVYRSARFVKSVRVITFKDVNVEELTRNDDLTIPKADELG; translated from the coding sequence ATGAGTGCCGAAGACCTTGAGAACTATGAAACGGACATGGAGCTTCAGCTCTACCGTGAGTACCGCGACGTGGTGGGGCTCTTCAGTTACGTAGTCGAAACGGAGCGCAGGTTCTACCTGGCCAACCATGTGGATCTGCAGGCACGCTCGGCCGACGGCGAGATCTACTTTGACCTCACTCTCCAGGATGCCTGGGTGTGGGACGTGTACAGATCCGCCCGCTTCGTCAAGAGTGTCCGCGTGATCACCTTCAAGGACGTCAACGTGGAGGAACTCACCCGCAACGACGACCTCACTATTCCAAAGGCAGACGAACTGGGCTGA
- a CDS encoding GNAT family N-acetyltransferase: MSFPIPLLTDGTLTLRAHRASDVGPVYSRSTDPLTRQWTTIPLEYTEPMAAEYVATISKEQEDAVSWALEADGAYAGTLDLRFQGANSANLGFVTAPEHRGRGLMSRAVALAVAHAFDDLGWDVLTWTANAGNTGSYKTVWRNGFPPPIAVPHFLAHRGKMVEGWISSLTPKDPRTPTGAWARWDDVAARLPGVSPVRLPLE; this comes from the coding sequence ATGTCTTTCCCCATCCCGCTTTTGACCGACGGCACACTGACGCTGCGCGCGCACCGCGCTTCCGACGTCGGACCTGTGTATTCGCGTTCCACTGATCCCTTGACCCGGCAGTGGACCACCATTCCGCTGGAGTACACCGAGCCAATGGCAGCTGAGTACGTGGCCACCATCTCCAAGGAGCAGGAGGACGCCGTTTCATGGGCGCTGGAGGCCGACGGCGCCTATGCGGGCACACTGGATCTGCGCTTCCAGGGGGCTAACTCCGCAAACCTGGGCTTCGTGACTGCTCCGGAGCACCGGGGCCGGGGTCTAATGTCCCGCGCCGTTGCCCTGGCGGTTGCCCATGCCTTTGATGACCTCGGCTGGGACGTTCTCACATGGACTGCAAACGCGGGAAACACCGGAAGCTACAAAACGGTTTGGCGCAACGGTTTTCCGCCGCCGATCGCCGTTCCCCATTTCCTGGCCCACCGGGGAAAGATGGTGGAGGGATGGATTTCCAGCCTGACTCCGAAGGATCCGCGGACACCTACGGGGGCGTGGGCCCGGTGGGACGACGTCGCGGCCCGGCTCCCCGGCGTCAGCCCAGTTCGTCTGCCTTTGGAATAG
- a CDS encoding YraN family protein has protein sequence MRAKDTLGRRGEDLAAGYLAAAGIEVIDRNWRCPDGEIDLVGFEDGTLVIVEVKTRSSLDYGHPLEAITPAKLARLYLLASRWKKAQDRRFTAFRVDAVSVVDDGVGTPVIEHLREVTP, from the coding sequence ATGAGAGCTAAAGACACTTTGGGACGCCGTGGAGAGGATCTCGCGGCAGGCTACCTTGCTGCAGCCGGCATCGAAGTCATTGACCGCAACTGGCGCTGCCCCGACGGGGAGATTGACCTGGTGGGGTTTGAGGACGGGACCCTCGTCATTGTGGAGGTCAAAACCCGCTCTTCACTGGATTACGGCCACCCGCTGGAAGCCATCACCCCGGCCAAGCTTGCCCGGCTCTACCTCCTGGCCAGCAGATGGAAAAAGGCCCAGGACCGGCGGTTCACCGCGTTCCGGGTAGACGCGGTGTCAGTGGTCGACGACGGCGTGGGCACCCCGGTCATCGAACATCTGCGGGAGGTGACGCCATGA
- a CDS encoding YifB family Mg chelatase-like AAA ATPase — MTLGRTYGVGLVGLDGRMVEVEADIGQTLPSFVLLGLPDASLNEAKDRVRSAAKNAGLPLSRRRITVNLMPADVHKRGSGFDLAIVMAALAAAGDIHGSGRRVFIAELGLDGRLRPVRGILPAVMAAVEAGYPEITVAAANAAEAALVPGADVSGFESLAEVAAFLGADPGRLSFPPRVAEEPRDVDDGGSDGSAPLRDMSDIAGQSEARFAVEVAAAGAHHLLMTGPPGAGKTMLAERLPSLLPDLPDAHAMEVTAIHSLVWGGRPCSQLLRRPPFESPHHTASSAAIIGGGSGIARPGAASRAHRGVLFLDEAPEYDRRVLDALRQPLESGKLELHRAAGTASYPARFQLVLAANPCPCGLASGKGLDCTCTPQQRRRYFSRLSGPLLDRVDLQLTVQRVSLRELSGDGGAEVSAAIAARVAAARKVQHERLKGWGYETNAEVAGNVLRGALRPAPSATSALDRAMDRQTLTARGYDRVLRVAWSVADLAGHPSPDADDVGQALGFRQQAAAA, encoded by the coding sequence ATGACTCTGGGAAGAACCTACGGCGTGGGCCTCGTGGGGCTGGACGGGCGGATGGTGGAGGTGGAAGCTGACATCGGCCAAACACTTCCATCGTTCGTTCTGCTGGGGCTTCCGGACGCATCCCTGAATGAGGCTAAGGATCGGGTCAGATCGGCAGCGAAAAACGCCGGGCTGCCGCTTAGCCGACGGCGGATCACCGTCAACCTTATGCCGGCGGACGTCCACAAACGGGGCTCTGGATTTGACCTCGCCATCGTCATGGCCGCCCTGGCTGCGGCAGGGGACATCCACGGCAGCGGCCGCCGGGTGTTCATTGCGGAGCTCGGTCTGGACGGACGGCTGCGGCCGGTGCGGGGTATCCTGCCCGCGGTCATGGCCGCGGTTGAAGCCGGCTATCCGGAAATCACAGTGGCGGCTGCCAATGCCGCCGAAGCTGCCCTTGTGCCCGGAGCAGATGTTTCGGGGTTCGAGTCCCTGGCGGAAGTGGCAGCCTTCCTCGGTGCTGACCCCGGCCGACTGTCCTTCCCGCCGCGGGTTGCGGAGGAACCACGCGACGTGGACGACGGCGGGTCAGACGGTTCCGCGCCGCTTCGCGACATGTCGGACATCGCCGGTCAGTCTGAGGCCAGGTTTGCGGTGGAGGTAGCCGCAGCCGGGGCCCACCACCTCCTGATGACCGGACCGCCGGGTGCCGGCAAAACCATGCTGGCTGAACGGCTTCCCAGCCTGCTGCCGGATCTTCCGGACGCCCACGCCATGGAAGTGACGGCCATCCACTCACTGGTCTGGGGCGGCCGACCCTGCTCCCAGCTGCTCCGCCGTCCACCTTTTGAGAGCCCGCATCACACAGCTTCCTCGGCAGCCATCATCGGTGGGGGCTCCGGCATCGCCCGTCCGGGGGCCGCGTCCAGAGCACATCGTGGTGTCCTCTTCCTGGACGAAGCACCGGAGTATGACCGGCGTGTGCTGGACGCACTGCGGCAGCCGCTGGAGAGCGGCAAACTGGAGCTGCACCGCGCTGCCGGCACCGCCAGCTACCCGGCGCGGTTCCAGCTTGTGCTCGCCGCCAACCCCTGCCCCTGCGGGTTGGCTTCCGGAAAAGGGTTGGACTGCACCTGCACGCCGCAGCAGCGCCGGCGGTACTTCAGCAGGCTCTCAGGACCGCTCCTGGACCGCGTGGATCTGCAGCTCACGGTTCAGAGGGTTTCGCTGCGGGAGCTGTCAGGTGATGGCGGGGCAGAGGTGAGTGCGGCAATAGCGGCCAGGGTTGCTGCCGCGCGGAAGGTGCAGCACGAGCGGCTGAAGGGCTGGGGGTATGAAACCAACGCAGAGGTGGCCGGGAATGTGCTGCGCGGCGCCCTGAGGCCGGCGCCCAGCGCCACATCAGCACTCGATCGGGCCATGGACCGGCAGACTCTCACGGCACGAGGATATGACAGGGTTCTGCGGGTCGCCTGGAGCGTGGCAGATCTGGCGGGACACCCGTCGCCCGACGCCGACGACGTCGGCCAGGCACTGGGGTTCCGGCAGCAGGCGGCTGCAGCATGA